From the genome of Polyodon spathula isolate WHYD16114869_AA chromosome 14, ASM1765450v1, whole genome shotgun sequence, one region includes:
- the LOC121326445 gene encoding 60S ribosomal protein L22-like 1, with the protein MAPKRPTVVRKDKKKSTWKFSLDLTHPVEDGILDSGNFETFLKEKVKVNGKTGNLGSVVQIARLKNKINVTSEKQFSKRYLKYLTKKYLKKNNLRDWLRVVSSDKESYELRYFQISQDDEESETEE; encoded by the exons ATGGCGCCG AAACGACCAACCGTTGTcaggaaagacaaaaaaaagagtaCATGGAAGTTTTCTCTTGACCTCACTCACCCTGTGGAAGATGGCATCCTTGACTCTGGAAACTTT GAGACGTTTCTTAAGGAGAAGGTCAAGGTAAATGGCAAGACTGGAAACCTGGGCAGTGTAGTTCAGATTGCCCGTCTGAAGAACAAGATCAACGTCACATCGGAAAAGCAGTTCTCCAAGAG GTACCTAAAGTACCTCACCAAAAAGTACCTTAAGAAGAACAACCTGCGAGACTGGCTGCGAGTGGTGTCTTCAGACAAGGAGAGTTACGAGCTGCGCTACTTCCAGATCAGCCAGGATGACGAGGAATCTGAGACTGAAGAGTGA